One region of Cyanobium sp. M30B3 genomic DNA includes:
- a CDS encoding SDR family NAD(P)-dependent oxidoreductase, translated as MSDTGVLLNPATVKPAGRLLVLGGGFTGLRFGRAMARQGFDVLLTSRQQRQPEPGLGWLQLDSATGVAGDAGALEGISHVLVTAGPDGPGGDPLLPLLEPMLRRQPLQWLGYLSTTGVYGDSGGAWVDETSPLKPRPGRSQHRLAAERAWQATGLPLQVFRLPAIYGPGRCPFESLRQGSSRLVHKPGQVFSRVHVDDIVGALLHCIALPEAQRPPVVNICDDCPCPSTESLGFAAHLLGIRLPEVQRYRDIEARLSPMARSFWIENRRASNRLLCRQLGYRLRYPSYREGFRASLAEEEGAGEPG; from the coding sequence GTGAGTGATACAGGTGTACTCCTAAATCCGGCGACTGTCAAGCCCGCCGGTCGGCTGCTGGTGCTGGGCGGCGGTTTCACGGGCCTGCGCTTCGGCCGGGCCATGGCCCGCCAGGGGTTTGACGTGCTGCTCACCAGCCGCCAGCAGCGGCAGCCCGAACCGGGGCTGGGCTGGCTGCAGCTGGACAGCGCCACCGGCGTCGCCGGCGACGCCGGTGCGCTGGAGGGAATCAGCCACGTGCTGGTCACGGCCGGCCCCGATGGCCCGGGCGGCGATCCGCTGCTGCCCCTGCTGGAGCCCATGCTGCGCCGCCAGCCGCTGCAGTGGCTCGGCTACCTCTCCACCACCGGGGTCTACGGAGACAGCGGCGGCGCCTGGGTGGACGAGACCAGCCCCCTCAAGCCTCGCCCCGGCCGCAGCCAGCACCGCCTGGCGGCCGAGCGGGCCTGGCAGGCCACGGGGCTGCCGCTGCAGGTGTTCCGCCTGCCGGCGATCTACGGCCCCGGCCGCTGCCCGTTCGAGAGCCTGCGCCAGGGCAGCAGCCGGCTGGTGCACAAGCCCGGCCAGGTGTTCTCGCGGGTGCACGTGGACGACATCGTGGGTGCCCTGCTCCACTGCATCGCCCTGCCGGAAGCGCAACGCCCGCCGGTGGTCAACATCTGCGACGACTGCCCCTGCCCCTCGACGGAATCCCTGGGGTTCGCGGCCCATCTGCTCGGGATCCGCCTGCCGGAGGTGCAGCGCTACCGGGACATCGAGGCGAGGCTCAGCCCGATGGCCCGCAGCTTCTGGATCGAAAACCGCCGGGCCAGCAACCGCCTGCTCTGCCGGCAGCTCGGCTACCGCCTGCGCTACCCCAGCTACAGGGAGGGGTTCCGTGCCTCCCTGGCCGAAGAGGAGGGGGCCGGGGAGCCAGGCTGA
- a CDS encoding HNH endonuclease — translation MDGRTSDGVFLEDLCPKFRLRRWRQSLHQLTNHCCIYCGQRSESIDHVRPKCQGGPSVTENCVPACLACNGHKSDCDAFFWYRQQSFYDPRRAMAIRAWTEGDLRLALKLLELVHPASQPANPMAAEAGAHHTRQAAMPLWRWQMAA, via the coding sequence ATGGACGGACGAACCTCCGATGGGGTTTTCCTGGAAGATCTCTGTCCCAAGTTCCGATTGCGCCGCTGGCGCCAATCTCTGCATCAGCTCACCAACCACTGCTGCATCTACTGCGGCCAGCGCTCCGAATCGATCGACCACGTGCGGCCCAAATGCCAGGGCGGGCCAAGCGTGACAGAAAATTGTGTGCCGGCCTGCCTGGCCTGCAATGGCCACAAGAGCGACTGCGACGCCTTTTTCTGGTATCGCCAGCAGAGCTTCTACGACCCTCGCCGCGCCATGGCCATCCGGGCCTGGACCGAGGGGGATCTGCGCCTCGCCCTCAAGCTGCTGGAGCTGGTGCATCCCGCCAGCCAGCCGGCCAACCCCATGGCGGCCGAGGCCGGTGCTCACCACACCCGGCAGGCCGCCATGCCGTTGTGGCGCTGGCAGATGGCCGCCTGA
- a CDS encoding DEAD/DEAH box helicase produces MRLGPTGRIEVISPYDAVTQAQLRSVRPRGRWNGLSRHWEFPLEAAPALLGQLAGRFPLDPELAQWLAWMRQPLPPLPSHRQLVRAAQLEQPLEDGRRLFAHQRAAVRWLLARRGAVLADAMGLGKTLSALVAARAMVRLADCRVVVLAPVGLHGHWRSEALALGLRLELHSWARLPGHLPPAGTVLIADEAHFAQNQRTRRCQGLLRLARHPRLRAIWLLTGTPMKNGRPVQLFPLLAAIGHPLAQDQRRYEELFCQGHWRERGGRRLWQASGASQLPELQRLIRPLVLHRRKQDCLDLPPKRRLLHPVELDPDQAQGFDHRLERKVLDYRRRAALGEVRRDAEVLAVFTALRQISSSYKLPAAEALLGPLLAAGEPVVVFTAFLASARLLVERLGRGSLLNGAVPVEERQRLVDRFQAGGSDLLVATYGTGGLGFTLHRARHVLLLERPWTPGDAEQAEDRCHRIGMASGLTSHWLQLGVADQLVDSLIASKAERIALALHRGEQQLRRRSLPAMVRELLQRW; encoded by the coding sequence TTGCGGCTAGGCCCCACCGGCCGCATCGAGGTGATCAGTCCCTACGACGCCGTCACCCAGGCCCAGCTGCGCAGTGTGCGGCCGCGGGGCCGGTGGAATGGCCTGTCCCGCCACTGGGAGTTTCCGCTGGAGGCGGCGCCGGCGTTGCTGGGTCAGCTGGCCGGCCGCTTTCCACTGGATCCTGAGCTGGCGCAATGGCTGGCCTGGATGCGGCAGCCCCTGCCGCCGCTGCCGTCCCACCGGCAGCTGGTGAGGGCCGCCCAGCTGGAGCAGCCCCTGGAGGATGGCCGGCGGTTGTTCGCCCACCAGCGGGCCGCCGTGCGGTGGCTGCTGGCCCGCCGGGGGGCTGTGCTGGCCGATGCCATGGGCCTGGGCAAAACCCTCTCCGCCCTGGTGGCAGCCCGGGCCATGGTGCGTCTGGCGGACTGCCGCGTTGTGGTGCTGGCTCCCGTGGGCCTTCATGGCCACTGGCGCAGTGAGGCACTGGCCCTGGGGCTGCGGCTGGAGCTGCACAGCTGGGCTCGCCTCCCTGGGCACCTCCCCCCCGCCGGCACGGTGTTGATCGCCGATGAGGCCCACTTCGCCCAGAACCAGCGCACCCGCCGCTGCCAGGGGTTGCTGCGGCTTGCCCGCCACCCGCGGCTGCGGGCGATCTGGCTGCTCACCGGCACGCCGATGAAAAACGGCCGGCCCGTGCAGCTGTTCCCCCTGCTGGCGGCCATCGGCCATCCCCTCGCCCAGGACCAGCGCCGCTACGAGGAACTGTTCTGCCAGGGCCATTGGCGTGAGCGGGGCGGCCGCCGGCTGTGGCAGGCCAGTGGAGCCAGCCAGCTCCCCGAGTTGCAGCGTCTGATCCGGCCCCTGGTGCTGCATCGACGCAAGCAGGACTGTCTGGACCTGCCGCCCAAGCGGCGCCTGCTGCACCCCGTGGAGCTCGATCCCGACCAGGCCCAGGGCTTCGACCACCGCCTGGAGCGCAAGGTGCTCGACTACCGCCGCCGGGCGGCCCTGGGGGAGGTGCGCCGGGACGCCGAGGTGCTGGCGGTGTTCACGGCCCTGCGCCAGATCAGCTCCAGTTACAAACTGCCGGCCGCCGAGGCCCTGCTGGGGCCGCTGCTGGCCGCGGGTGAGCCCGTGGTGGTGTTCACTGCCTTTCTGGCCAGTGCCCGGCTGCTGGTGGAGCGGCTGGGCCGCGGCTCGCTGCTCAACGGGGCCGTGCCGGTGGAGGAGCGCCAACGGCTGGTGGATCGCTTCCAGGCCGGAGGCAGCGATCTGCTGGTGGCCACCTACGGCACCGGCGGCCTGGGGTTCACGCTGCATCGGGCGCGGCACGTGCTGCTGCTGGAGCGCCCCTGGACCCCGGGCGATGCCGAGCAGGCGGAGGACCGCTGTCACCGCATCGGCATGGCCAGCGGTCTCACCAGCCACTGGCTCCAGTTGGGTGTGGCCGACCAGCTGGTGGATTCCCTGATTGCCAGCAAGGCGGAGCGGATTGCCCTGGCCCTGCACCGGGGAGAGCAGCAGTTGCGGCGGCGGTCGCTGCCGGCCATGGTGCGCGAGCTGCTGCAGCGCTGGTGA
- a CDS encoding AbrB family transcriptional regulator, with product MTTPWNLPFVLLAGIGGGLLAMRTGIPAAPLAGALLAAGALSLSGRVEPVTWPAGTRTVLEIAIGTVIGTSLTATALQELRHLWKPALLITLTLVIAGLGIALLCSRLLGIDPVVALLGAAPGGISGMSLVGAEFGVGASVAALHAIRLITVLIVLPLLVRLVVPQAGPPG from the coding sequence ATGACCACACCCTGGAACTTACCGTTCGTGCTCCTGGCGGGCATCGGCGGGGGACTGCTAGCCATGCGCACCGGCATTCCCGCCGCCCCGCTGGCAGGCGCCCTGCTGGCAGCAGGAGCCCTGAGTCTGAGTGGCCGGGTGGAGCCCGTGACCTGGCCTGCGGGCACTCGCACCGTGCTGGAAATCGCCATCGGCACCGTGATCGGCACCAGCCTCACCGCAACGGCCCTCCAGGAACTGCGTCACCTCTGGAAACCGGCCTTACTGATCACCCTGACGCTGGTGATCGCCGGCCTGGGGATTGCCCTGCTCTGCAGTCGCCTGCTGGGCATCGATCCGGTGGTGGCCCTGCTCGGAGCCGCCCCGGGAGGAATCAGTGGCATGAGCCTGGTGGGGGCGGAATTCGGCGTGGGCGCCTCCGTGGCCGCCCTGCACGCCATCCGCCTGATCACCGTGCTGATCGTGCTGCCTCTGCTGGTTCGGCTGGTGGTGCCCCAGGCCGGTCCCCCGGGGTGA
- a CDS encoding Nif11-like leader peptide family natural product precursor — protein MPEQSSRPPEGEANREQLRELAAFSSHLSSDAQAADRVRASGTPEEIVAIASEFGYSISVDTLRSSLWDLQGNHWPWAGESGRWRIQFFRQTSK, from the coding sequence GTGCCTGAGCAGTCCTCTCGGCCGCCTGAGGGTGAAGCCAATCGCGAACAGCTTCGTGAACTCGCGGCGTTCAGCAGCCATCTTTCCAGCGATGCTCAGGCAGCCGATCGCGTCAGGGCCTCCGGAACGCCTGAGGAGATTGTCGCCATTGCCTCAGAATTCGGCTATTCGATCTCCGTGGATACATTGCGCTCAAGTCTCTGGGATCTCCAGGGTAATCATTGGCCCTGGGCTGGAGAGTCGGGTCGCTGGCGAATCCAGTTCTTTCGCCAAACATCGAAGTGA